In Pseudomonas sp. R76, one genomic interval encodes:
- a CDS encoding endonuclease, protein MKKLFYILALSLSTINPALSNPPSSFSEAKVIAKQKVYLDQANSTEGDLYCGCKWTWVGKSGGRIDADSCGLQARKQETRAERTEWEHIVPAWTFGHQRQCWQSGGREYCVSNDPVFKAMEADLFNLYPAVGEVNGDRSNFNYGMATQVAPQYGQCKTKVDFEQRTAEPRDEVKGLVARTTFYMFDRYNLKMSRQQQQLLMAWGKQFPVTPWEQERNKRITAIMGHPNPFVTQERSWTQGYKTVGDGVAIGLTAKSVQSQKPTSVSRSKSVGSIIGNSKSHVYHLPEGCPSYDKVSSKNQVTFDSESAAKSAGYRKAGNCK, encoded by the coding sequence ATGAAAAAGCTGTTTTACATATTAGCCCTGTCCCTATCCACGATCAATCCTGCCCTTTCGAATCCCCCCTCCTCCTTCTCCGAAGCGAAAGTCATAGCCAAGCAGAAGGTTTATCTAGATCAGGCAAATAGCACTGAAGGCGACCTGTACTGCGGCTGCAAATGGACTTGGGTCGGGAAGTCTGGTGGTCGCATTGACGCTGACTCCTGTGGACTTCAAGCCCGTAAGCAAGAAACCCGCGCGGAGCGTACTGAGTGGGAACACATTGTTCCAGCATGGACTTTTGGCCATCAGCGACAATGCTGGCAGAGCGGTGGACGCGAATACTGCGTCAGCAATGACCCTGTTTTTAAGGCAATGGAAGCCGATCTGTTCAACCTCTACCCTGCGGTTGGAGAGGTCAATGGCGACCGCAGCAATTTCAATTATGGAATGGCTACCCAGGTCGCACCACAGTATGGACAGTGCAAAACCAAAGTCGATTTCGAGCAGCGGACGGCTGAACCACGAGACGAAGTGAAGGGTTTGGTAGCAAGGACAACCTTCTACATGTTCGACCGGTACAACCTTAAGATGTCTCGCCAGCAGCAACAGCTACTAATGGCATGGGGCAAGCAGTTTCCAGTTACGCCCTGGGAACAGGAGCGCAATAAACGTATCACCGCGATCATGGGGCATCCCAACCCTTTCGTGACTCAAGAACGCAGTTGGACTCAGGGCTATAAGACGGTGGGCGACGGAGTAGCCATCGGCCTTACGGCAAAGTCGGTGCAATCACAAAAACCGACATCGGTATCCCGCTCCAAATCAGTTGGTAGCATCATCGGCAATAGTAAAAGCCATGTTTACCATCTACCTGAAGGTTGCCCAAGCTACGACAAGGTATCCTCGAAGAACCAGGTAACCTTCGACTCAGAATCCGCTGCTAAATCTGCGGGCTACCGAAAGGCAGGGAACTGTAAATGA
- a CDS encoding CsbD family protein — protein sequence MRSEQVEGVVEKVAGKAQSAVGKLLGDSKLEAEGAGRKAAGQLTQTYGDALDNVSTFVKEKPVAAIAIGAIALLVLDRLFRR from the coding sequence ATGAGAAGTGAGCAGGTAGAAGGCGTTGTAGAAAAGGTTGCCGGTAAAGCCCAAAGCGCAGTCGGAAAACTGCTTGGTGATTCGAAGCTGGAAGCCGAAGGTGCGGGACGCAAAGCTGCCGGTCAGCTGACTCAAACCTATGGCGATGCCCTGGACAACGTATCCACGTTCGTTAAAGAGAAACCAGTTGCTGCAATCGCGATTGGTGCAATTGCTCTGTTGGTTCTAGACCGTCTCTTTCGCCGCTGA
- a CDS encoding transcriptional regulator, translating into MHLKEALAGALRGARAHQGLSYEELAGATHRTYVGKLEQARANATLEKLDEIADYLGLDLLTMVTLVIAAQGEELPSEALQRTALRVREFEMSGGWQLVEEQFSDGKLIKRSQGKPKRPVNAIYIRALKAQGFDRKTIAEKLGVARSTVQKYWNT; encoded by the coding sequence ATGCATCTGAAAGAAGCGCTGGCAGGAGCATTGCGTGGAGCTCGTGCTCATCAGGGGTTGAGTTACGAAGAGTTGGCGGGGGCAACGCACAGAACGTACGTGGGGAAGCTTGAGCAGGCTCGAGCGAACGCGACGTTGGAGAAACTGGACGAGATCGCTGACTATCTAGGCCTCGACCTTTTGACTATGGTCACTCTCGTCATTGCTGCGCAGGGTGAAGAACTCCCGTCAGAGGCTTTACAGCGTACTGCCTTGCGTGTCAGGGAATTCGAGATGTCTGGAGGGTGGCAGTTGGTGGAGGAGCAATTTAGTGACGGAAAGCTTATCAAGCGCTCCCAAGGCAAGCCAAAGCGGCCCGTTAATGCGATTTACATTCGAGCCCTGAAAGCGCAAGGTTTCGACAGGAAAACAATCGCTGAAAAGCTCGGCGTTGCCAGAAGCACAGTCCAAAAATATTGGAATACATAA
- a CDS encoding DUF1206 domain-containing protein yields MSAQHSLVILARGGYAARGLLYLVIGIFALLAAQDSTKPKDSHKSLEALLSQPFGYFLVGLVVAGLLAFAAWRVLQATRDVDHHGKEFKGLVIRAGLLAGGMVNGALAFFALSLLISGIKSSGDSGGQTKDWLAHFLSWDHSNLLVYFIALVPLGVGVAHIIKGWKASFEKYFEADEDVMRYVRPVSRFGLIARGVVFIEIAVLLAISGSTYQAMDPPGMKESLDALQNLPAGWLILMVMALGLIAFSVYSFSEAFWRKINMDVPGVPSRG; encoded by the coding sequence ATGTCCGCGCAACACAGCCTAGTAATACTTGCTCGTGGAGGCTACGCCGCTCGGGGACTGCTTTATTTGGTCATCGGTATTTTCGCATTGCTCGCAGCACAAGACTCGACAAAACCGAAGGACAGCCACAAGAGCCTGGAAGCATTGCTGAGCCAACCATTCGGCTATTTTTTGGTTGGGCTTGTGGTGGCGGGTCTGCTCGCGTTTGCGGCTTGGCGCGTCCTTCAAGCTACGCGTGATGTCGATCATCACGGCAAAGAATTCAAAGGCTTGGTGATTCGCGCAGGCCTGTTGGCGGGAGGTATGGTCAACGGCGCTCTTGCGTTTTTTGCGTTGAGCCTACTCATTAGCGGTATTAAAAGTTCGGGCGATTCCGGAGGGCAAACCAAAGACTGGCTAGCGCATTTTTTGTCTTGGGATCACTCGAATTTGTTGGTGTACTTTATCGCTCTCGTTCCCCTTGGCGTGGGTGTTGCTCACATCATCAAGGGATGGAAGGCGTCGTTCGAGAAATACTTTGAAGCTGACGAAGACGTCATGCGGTATGTCCGTCCGGTGTCGCGGTTCGGCCTCATAGCCCGAGGGGTTGTTTTTATAGAAATTGCGGTGCTGCTGGCAATTAGCGGTTCCACTTATCAAGCCATGGATCCTCCTGGTATGAAGGAATCACTGGATGCGCTCCAAAATCTACCTGCTGGATGGTTGATTTTGATGGTGATGGCCTTAGGGCTAATTGCATTCTCGGTTTACAGTTTCTCTGAAGCCTTTTGGCGAAAGATCAACATGGATGTTCCGGGAGTACCGAGCAGGGGTTGA
- a CDS encoding DUF262 domain-containing protein, with amino-acid sequence MTSFFKRYADGGTSDLHIHMPQRLLPTTVSHCPIEVLVGHWEKYLVDPSSAHEHCPWAARFVMGMPVPTWSRGLEWNIGQKSRFISAVWSGGDLGSYLTNDWYEPEIAGRALAENSEILVDGQQRLHSLEEYLLDRLAIPDAQGQPRIWSELGNGERRRFLSTIFAHARVSSGEEVALRKTYDLCAQGVVSRSFDQRTFR; translated from the coding sequence ATGACTTCCTTTTTTAAACGCTACGCCGACGGCGGAACATCAGACCTACACATCCATATGCCGCAGCGTCTTCTGCCCACGACCGTCAGTCATTGTCCCATCGAGGTCTTAGTGGGCCACTGGGAAAAGTATCTCGTAGATCCCTCCTCCGCTCATGAGCATTGTCCATGGGCAGCGCGATTCGTTATGGGCATGCCCGTGCCAACCTGGTCGCGCGGGCTGGAATGGAACATCGGACAGAAGTCTCGCTTCATCTCAGCAGTATGGTCAGGTGGGGATCTGGGGAGCTACCTCACGAATGACTGGTACGAGCCAGAGATCGCTGGCAGGGCGTTGGCCGAAAACAGCGAGATTCTGGTTGATGGTCAGCAACGCCTTCACAGCCTGGAAGAGTATCTGCTCGACCGGCTGGCGATCCCTGATGCACAAGGGCAGCCGAGGATCTGGTCTGAGCTCGGCAATGGCGAGCGGAGGCGTTTTTTGTCGACTATTTTCGCTCATGCGAGGGTGTCTTCCGGCGAAGAAGTAGCGTTGCGCAAAACGTATGATCTTTGCGCACAGGGAGTTGTGTCCCGATCATTTGATCAGCGCACCTTTCGGTAG
- a CDS encoding asparaginase codes for MKSALKTFVPGALALLLLFPVAAQAKEAETKTKLSNVVILATGGTIAGAGASAANSATYQAAKVGIEQLIAGVPELSQIANVRGEQVMQIASESINNENLLQLGRRVAELADSKDVDGIVITHGTDTLEETAYFLNLVEKTDKPIVVVGSMRPGTAMSADGMLNLYNAVAVAGSKDARGKGVLVTMNDEIQSGRDVSKMINIKTEAFKSPWGPLGMVVEGKSYWFRLPAKRHTMDSEFDIKTIKSLPDVEIAYGYGNVSDTAVKALAQAGAKAIIHAGTGNGSVSSKVVPALQELRKQGVQIIRSSHVNAGGFVLRNAEQPDDKYDWVAAHDLNPQKARILAMVALTKTQDSKELQRMFWEY; via the coding sequence ATGAAATCTGCACTGAAAACCTTTGTTCCGGGCGCCCTCGCCCTACTGCTGCTGTTCCCCGTTGCCGCCCAGGCAAAGGAAGCTGAAACCAAGACCAAACTCTCCAACGTGGTGATCCTCGCCACCGGCGGCACCATTGCCGGTGCCGGCGCCAGCGCTGCCAACAGTGCCACCTACCAGGCGGCCAAAGTCGGTATCGAGCAATTGATTGCCGGTGTTCCTGAGCTTAGCCAGATCGCCAATGTGCGCGGCGAGCAAGTGATGCAAATTGCTTCGGAAAGCATCAACAACGAAAACCTGCTGCAATTGGGTCGCCGCGTTGCTGAGCTGGCCGACAGCAAAGACGTCGACGGCATCGTGATCACCCACGGCACCGACACCCTGGAAGAAACCGCTTACTTCCTCAACCTGGTGGAAAAAACCGACAAGCCCATCGTGGTCGTCGGCTCCATGCGCCCAGGCACCGCCATGTCGGCGGACGGCATGCTCAACCTGTACAACGCCGTGGCCGTAGCCGGTAGCAAAGACGCACGTGGCAAGGGCGTGTTGGTCACCATGAACGACGAGATCCAATCGGGTCGCGACGTGAGCAAGATGATCAACATCAAGACCGAAGCGTTCAAGAGCCCGTGGGGGCCATTGGGCATGGTGGTTGAAGGCAAATCCTACTGGTTCCGCCTGCCTGCCAAGCGCCACACCATGGATTCCGAGTTCGACATCAAGACCATTAAAAGCCTGCCGGATGTGGAAATTGCCTACGGTTACGGCAACGTAAGCGACACCGCGGTCAAGGCCCTGGCCCAGGCTGGCGCCAAAGCCATCATCCATGCCGGCACCGGTAATGGCTCGGTGTCGTCCAAGGTGGTCCCTGCCCTGCAGGAACTGCGCAAGCAAGGCGTGCAGATTATTCGCTCTTCCCACGTGAACGCCGGCGGTTTCGTGCTGCGTAACGCCGAACAGCCTGACGACAAGTACGATTGGGTCGCTGCCCACGACTTGAACCCGCAGAAAGCGCGGATCCTGGCAATGGTTGCGCTGACCAAGACCCAGGACAGCAAAGAGCTGCAACGGATGTTCTGGGAATATTGA
- a CDS encoding DUF1654 domain-containing protein, producing the protein MAKSSSAAPTPPDAYQRLAVRVQKIINSTNAQKAKAALIFRLPEEPEEEWARLLEEIAENDNVTLAYRDDGGVQIFWVVPKED; encoded by the coding sequence GTGGCAAAGTCTTCTTCCGCAGCGCCAACCCCACCTGACGCCTACCAACGCCTGGCCGTTCGCGTGCAAAAAATCATCAATTCAACCAACGCCCAGAAAGCCAAGGCGGCCTTGATCTTCCGTTTGCCGGAAGAGCCGGAAGAGGAATGGGCGCGCTTACTGGAAGAAATTGCTGAAAACGACAACGTCACCCTTGCCTATCGGGATGACGGCGGTGTGCAAATTTTTTGGGTTGTGCCGAAGGAAGACTGA
- a CDS encoding CsbD family protein: MSGTSDKIKGLANEAIGNVKQGVGKVTGNEKLQVEGAIQEKKGEAQQVAGKVKDAVDKK, from the coding sequence ATGAGTGGTACTTCAGACAAAATCAAAGGCCTGGCCAACGAAGCTATCGGTAACGTGAAGCAAGGTGTCGGCAAAGTCACAGGCAATGAGAAGCTACAGGTCGAAGGTGCCATCCAAGAAAAGAAAGGTGAAGCACAGCAAGTGGCTGGCAAGGTCAAAGACGCCGTAGACAAAAAGTAG
- a CDS encoding tyrosine-type recombinase/integrase: MKIKFVKDIAWSGGPLNTYAVLEDGPITEESIVPAPSLYLIHLAQDGQLPNSIRSCAYDLRSFFEALRVHEQDWRRLTDLDMSGYLYGHLKTTKSCTDKTIERHISTIKAFYAYAWQIGMLDAPASFTYLYLSTEQKVQGDGKKKVNFDLFSKYIQKDILSSLLGNIKAKSPFEKERDELVLHLGYYCGLRCAEVTDPRNLHTADLRRRIALAEQSGDKTITLPIIGKGDKLRQVDCPPKALKKIKAFMEGRRRTDNIANGSLICRRNGASLFEGHASNIFKSARILASTKIESVISELHAKDPHLHFVTKPNFLKLTFHALRHTFATNLVDFCYKHGYDPWQYVPEQMGHEDEATTKDYVVFDGKLHRREKIRQALNDDLAD; encoded by the coding sequence ATGAAGATAAAATTTGTGAAAGACATCGCTTGGTCAGGCGGCCCCCTCAATACCTATGCCGTTCTCGAGGATGGGCCGATCACAGAAGAGAGCATCGTCCCAGCCCCAAGTCTTTACCTAATACACCTAGCCCAAGATGGGCAGCTACCCAACTCCATCCGCTCCTGTGCATATGACCTTCGAAGCTTCTTCGAAGCCCTGCGCGTTCATGAGCAAGATTGGAGACGCCTCACAGATCTCGACATGTCAGGCTATCTGTACGGCCACTTGAAAACGACCAAATCGTGCACTGACAAGACAATCGAGCGCCACATTTCCACCATCAAAGCATTCTATGCATACGCCTGGCAGATTGGGATGCTCGATGCTCCGGCATCCTTCACCTACCTGTACCTTTCGACGGAGCAGAAGGTTCAAGGGGACGGCAAGAAAAAAGTCAACTTTGACCTCTTCAGTAAGTACATCCAGAAAGACATCCTCAGCAGTCTGCTGGGCAACATCAAAGCCAAATCCCCTTTCGAAAAGGAGCGGGACGAGCTGGTTCTTCACCTCGGATACTATTGTGGACTTCGCTGTGCAGAAGTCACCGATCCTCGAAATCTGCACACGGCTGATTTGAGGAGACGCATTGCTCTGGCTGAGCAGAGCGGTGATAAGACCATAACACTGCCTATCATCGGGAAGGGAGATAAGCTCCGGCAGGTTGACTGCCCTCCTAAAGCTCTCAAAAAGATCAAGGCCTTCATGGAGGGTCGACGCAGGACGGATAATATTGCGAATGGATCGTTGATTTGCAGGAGGAATGGCGCTTCATTATTCGAAGGACACGCCTCTAATATTTTCAAGTCAGCAAGAATCTTAGCTAGCACAAAAATCGAGAGCGTGATATCCGAACTTCACGCCAAAGACCCGCACCTACACTTTGTGACCAAACCCAACTTTCTCAAGTTGACCTTCCATGCGCTGAGACACACATTCGCGACCAATCTCGTTGACTTCTGCTACAAACACGGGTACGACCCTTGGCAGTATGTTCCAGAACAAATGGGACACGAAGATGAGGCAACTACTAAAGACTATGTGGTTTTCGATGGTAAACTTCACCGTCGTGAAAAAATAAGGCAAGCGCTAAACGATGACCTCGCTGACTGA
- a CDS encoding restriction endonuclease: MFPPMANPNLEITATEFEFLVRDWILKQGGELTSLEVTHDAKVEAYDSTYQIDVLAKFQAFAGAEFIVLIECKKYRNAVERELVQVLHDKVRSVGAHKGMLFTTTGFQSGAIKYATAHGIALVSIIDGVATYETRSAYPVAAKPPTWLNLPKFALWHVGENDAGNITMKSLGRADTELNEMFGD; encoded by the coding sequence ATGTTCCCACCAATGGCGAATCCCAACCTCGAAATTACCGCCACTGAATTCGAGTTCTTGGTCAGAGACTGGATCCTTAAACAGGGAGGTGAACTGACATCGCTGGAGGTTACGCACGACGCAAAAGTCGAGGCCTACGACTCAACCTACCAGATCGACGTGCTGGCTAAATTCCAGGCCTTCGCAGGTGCCGAATTCATCGTGCTGATTGAGTGCAAAAAATACCGTAACGCAGTCGAGCGGGAGCTGGTTCAGGTACTGCACGACAAGGTGAGATCTGTGGGCGCTCATAAAGGAATGCTGTTCACCACAACAGGGTTTCAATCTGGAGCGATAAAGTACGCTACGGCACATGGTATAGCCCTGGTCTCGATAATCGACGGTGTAGCTACCTACGAAACTCGCTCGGCGTATCCGGTTGCGGCGAAGCCACCGACTTGGCTCAACCTTCCGAAATTTGCGCTTTGGCACGTCGGTGAAAATGACGCCGGCAACATCACGATGAAATCCTTGGGACGTGCTGATACGGAGCTCAACGAGATGTTTGGTGACTAA
- the tnpA gene encoding IS66-like element accessory protein TnpA: protein MDNVAPARRTGRRPNFSLAFKRQVVEATLQPGASVSLIAREHDVNANLVFRWRHQYQEGLFGTVSQSATLLPVRVIEAPIDLPHVVQPQAECHSEIAVEVGKARLRITGAPDPQTLQFVLQQLLR, encoded by the coding sequence TTGGATAACGTTGCCCCCGCTCGTCGAACCGGCCGCCGCCCCAACTTCTCGCTGGCGTTCAAACGCCAAGTCGTCGAGGCGACCCTCCAGCCTGGCGCCTCCGTGTCGTTGATCGCTCGTGAACATGACGTCAATGCCAACCTAGTGTTTCGCTGGCGGCATCAATATCAGGAGGGGTTATTCGGCACCGTCAGCCAGAGCGCAACGCTTTTGCCCGTCCGGGTGATTGAGGCGCCAATCGATCTGCCACACGTCGTCCAGCCACAGGCGGAGTGTCATTCCGAGATCGCAGTTGAGGTTGGAAAAGCCAGGCTGCGTATCACGGGCGCACCCGATCCGCAGACGCTGCAATTCGTCTTGCAGCAGTTGCTGCGATGA
- a CDS encoding AAA family ATPase, translated as MILTNAAVGPYRSINTSQSVAIDPHVTVLVGMNEAGKTVFLKALHKSHDALGVESFNPTDDYPRRNLTAYLRKHETEPERVVEFTFQPTKAERESINKSLHTQLGESFTFSVTHNYGNGRSISVSADEAPVMDALAKTPGLSSDAVKAISGSDSIRAAYTTLSQINLTDVDTEFADGLKKRIDASPWKDSPITHYEVWRKLSLLLPKFLYFSDYDLLPGKINLADLKSRLATVKSDPTKKALIEPKHLSILALLRIAGVDLDDFDGKTTYEEMRAKVEGVSINLTDKVLEFWRQNEDLEVEVDIRPDTTDVAPFDNGPNLYLRIKNRRHRGVTTPFDQRSRGFIWFFSFLVWFDSVQAQLATSGVNASTDLILLLDEPGLALHALAQEDFLNYIDSLSNTHQVIYTTHSPFMVRSDRLNQVRIVEDKPDIGTTISENLSGSDPRTIFPLQAALGWNVAQNLFISKTNLLVEGISELAYLQAMSAILDTSGESGLDSRTTIVPVGGLNNVATFTSLLGANGLSVALLLDFSGRQDQKLESLIHQKLVQKKAVFNASQFRDLKNLGRDTVPSDIEDLFSVKTYLACFNKAFAKQLSGVVIEEKDLPAGDRIVQRIEQMLKSRDIKLRPSGGFNHYTVAATFTTTPVTKVDAATKSRFAALFKAINTYLE; from the coding sequence GTGATCTTAACGAACGCTGCAGTAGGGCCTTACCGATCTATCAACACTTCCCAAAGCGTTGCTATTGATCCTCATGTCACTGTCCTCGTCGGCATGAACGAGGCGGGAAAAACGGTCTTTTTGAAAGCGTTGCATAAATCCCATGATGCGCTGGGCGTGGAGTCCTTCAACCCCACTGACGACTATCCACGGAGAAACCTTACGGCCTATCTGCGCAAACATGAAACTGAGCCCGAGAGAGTTGTGGAATTCACCTTCCAACCGACCAAGGCCGAACGTGAATCTATCAATAAATCCCTTCACACACAGTTGGGTGAAAGCTTCACCTTCAGCGTGACCCATAACTACGGAAATGGCCGATCAATCTCCGTTAGCGCGGACGAAGCCCCAGTAATGGACGCGTTAGCCAAGACGCCTGGGCTGTCCTCCGATGCCGTTAAAGCGATTTCCGGCTCAGACTCGATTCGCGCTGCCTACACCACTCTGAGTCAGATCAATCTGACTGATGTGGATACCGAGTTTGCGGACGGGCTGAAGAAGAGAATCGATGCCTCTCCTTGGAAGGACAGCCCGATTACGCATTACGAGGTATGGCGAAAACTGTCACTACTTTTGCCTAAATTTCTGTACTTCAGCGATTACGACCTGCTTCCAGGCAAAATCAACCTCGCAGACTTGAAAAGTCGCCTTGCTACTGTGAAGAGCGACCCGACCAAAAAAGCACTGATCGAGCCCAAACATCTATCCATCCTTGCGTTGCTGCGTATCGCAGGGGTCGACCTCGACGATTTTGACGGGAAAACGACCTACGAAGAGATGAGGGCGAAAGTAGAAGGTGTTTCGATCAATCTGACCGATAAGGTGCTTGAATTTTGGAGACAAAATGAGGACTTGGAGGTGGAGGTTGATATCAGACCAGACACCACTGATGTCGCTCCTTTTGACAATGGGCCGAATCTCTACCTTAGGATCAAAAATCGGCGTCATCGGGGCGTGACTACACCCTTCGATCAGCGCAGTAGGGGATTCATTTGGTTCTTTAGTTTCCTGGTTTGGTTTGATAGCGTGCAGGCACAGCTAGCGACTTCTGGCGTGAATGCTTCCACCGACTTAATCCTTCTACTTGATGAGCCGGGCTTGGCATTGCACGCTTTGGCCCAAGAGGATTTCCTGAACTACATCGATAGCCTTTCGAATACGCACCAAGTCATTTATACAACTCACTCACCTTTTATGGTCAGATCGGATCGGCTTAATCAGGTTCGAATTGTCGAGGATAAGCCAGATATCGGCACGACGATTTCCGAAAATCTGTCAGGTTCCGACCCCCGTACAATTTTCCCACTCCAAGCAGCCCTAGGTTGGAACGTTGCCCAAAATCTGTTTATCAGCAAGACCAATCTCTTAGTTGAAGGGATATCGGAGCTAGCTTATTTGCAGGCGATGTCGGCTATTCTTGATACCAGCGGGGAATCGGGGCTGGATAGTCGTACAACGATTGTCCCAGTAGGAGGGCTCAACAACGTCGCGACATTCACTTCTCTTCTTGGGGCCAACGGACTGTCAGTCGCGTTGCTTCTGGACTTCAGTGGTCGTCAGGATCAAAAGCTTGAGAGCCTCATCCACCAAAAGCTTGTGCAGAAAAAAGCAGTCTTCAATGCGTCGCAATTCCGTGATCTGAAAAATCTGGGCCGGGATACTGTTCCTAGCGACATCGAGGATCTTTTTTCGGTTAAGACCTACTTGGCTTGCTTCAACAAGGCGTTTGCAAAGCAGCTCTCCGGTGTGGTCATCGAAGAGAAAGATCTTCCCGCTGGCGACAGGATTGTGCAGCGCATCGAACAGATGCTTAAGAGTCGCGATATTAAGTTAAGGCCCAGCGGTGGATTCAACCACTACACGGTTGCCGCGACGTTTACCACGACTCCAGTAACCAAGGTTGATGCCGCGACCAAGTCTCGCTTTGCTGCCTTATTCAAGGCGATCAACACCTATTTGGAATAG
- a CDS encoding thiol-disulfide oxidoreductase DCC family protein codes for MTTKTESPAPFLQSGDTAVLFDGTCKLCNGWARFIIHYDNAHRIQLAAVQSPEGQELLRWAGLPQDKFNTIVLISNNKVSIRSEAMFEILGRLNAPWRWLTAARVVPAAMRDWMYEKIAVNRYRLFGQYDSTHLPAADHDKRFLKANVALVH; via the coding sequence ATGACCACGAAAACCGAATCCCCTGCCCCGTTCCTACAATCGGGCGACACGGCAGTTCTCTTCGATGGCACATGCAAGCTCTGCAACGGGTGGGCTAGGTTCATCATCCACTATGACAACGCTCACCGAATTCAACTCGCTGCGGTTCAGTCGCCTGAGGGCCAAGAGCTTTTGAGGTGGGCCGGACTGCCGCAGGACAAATTCAACACCATTGTTCTCATCTCAAACAACAAGGTGTCCATACGTTCTGAGGCGATGTTCGAGATTTTAGGTCGCCTAAATGCCCCGTGGCGCTGGCTCACGGCTGCACGTGTTGTACCAGCAGCAATGCGAGATTGGATGTACGAAAAAATCGCGGTAAATCGCTATCGGTTGTTTGGTCAGTACGACTCCACCCACCTTCCAGCGGCAGATCACGATAAGCGCTTTTTGAAAGCAAACGTCGCATTGGTTCACTAG
- a CDS encoding DUF7693 family protein: MENTPSELSAREVCQVLREVTFERRTMTKVSQASWDEIYAGHFVVSVEGWRISIYNDCDTLDYCEECVSPEGRRWSFDAGDRFGTDPTALLSTWEHQTLERLLKAL; the protein is encoded by the coding sequence ATTGAAAACACTCCATCTGAGCTCTCAGCGAGAGAGGTATGCCAGGTATTGCGAGAGGTCACCTTCGAGCGACGGACGATGACCAAGGTGAGTCAGGCGTCTTGGGATGAGATTTATGCGGGCCATTTCGTGGTGAGCGTCGAGGGTTGGCGGATATCGATCTACAACGATTGTGACACGCTCGACTACTGCGAAGAATGCGTGAGTCCGGAAGGACGGCGATGGTCGTTTGACGCGGGTGATAGATTTGGAACTGATCCCACTGCGTTGCTCAGCACATGGGAGCATCAAACGCTTGAGCGTCTCCTAAAGGCGCTCTAG
- a CDS encoding metallophosphoesterase, whose amino-acid sequence MSQKVLRLPRNEVGRDFVIGDIHFKSIDLYKGLLKLGFDKTIDRVIGVGDLIDRGPGVLDGLKLLGEPWFFSVQGNHEQMLINAYRENPSARYVAHGAGWWSTIADESKEMIIGKLESLPTVIEIESPRGLVGVVHADVPAGMSWVEFTRDISIPTVEEIALWGRERIKKHHREGVKGVWRVCTGHTWIPEPVRLGNVLALDCTGGGEGPLAVYCVQADTIYVEGRPVSLDQSEPVTELLDELEQALGHLKATTNANKLIESQRLSHEADELARRVNTTWLTLRSEIGESQKLLNALHGLSLLTGERREAKLEELKFKHAGTQIEGLLSRLLD is encoded by the coding sequence ATGAGTCAGAAAGTCCTGAGGCTTCCTCGGAACGAGGTCGGTCGCGACTTCGTTATCGGTGACATTCACTTCAAGTCGATTGATCTCTACAAAGGATTATTGAAGCTCGGTTTCGACAAAACTATCGACCGAGTCATTGGGGTGGGTGATCTCATAGATCGCGGGCCTGGAGTCCTCGACGGCCTGAAGCTCCTTGGTGAGCCGTGGTTCTTCAGCGTTCAAGGTAACCATGAGCAGATGCTTATAAATGCTTACAGGGAAAACCCCAGCGCTCGTTACGTAGCTCATGGCGCAGGCTGGTGGTCGACCATAGCCGACGAATCGAAAGAGATGATCATTGGGAAGCTCGAGAGCCTTCCCACAGTCATAGAAATTGAGTCCCCTCGCGGTTTGGTTGGCGTTGTTCATGCTGATGTCCCTGCCGGGATGTCATGGGTCGAGTTCACTCGAGACATATCAATCCCTACTGTAGAAGAGATCGCGCTATGGGGGCGCGAGCGGATCAAAAAGCACCATCGAGAAGGTGTCAAAGGGGTCTGGCGTGTGTGCACGGGGCACACCTGGATTCCAGAGCCTGTTCGGCTAGGGAACGTTCTTGCACTTGATTGCACCGGAGGGGGTGAAGGGCCACTAGCTGTCTATTGCGTTCAGGCGGACACGATTTATGTGGAGGGGCGCCCCGTGTCACTTGACCAATCGGAGCCTGTTACCGAGCTACTGGACGAACTTGAGCAGGCTTTAGGTCATCTTAAGGCCACCACCAACGCTAACAAGCTAATTGAGTCACAACGCTTGAGCCATGAGGCCGACGAGTTAGCTCGTCGAGTGAACACTACCTGGCTGACTTTGCGTTCGGAAATTGGTGAGTCTCAGAAGTTGCTTAATGCGCTTCACGGACTCAGCTTGCTCACCGGCGAACGAAGGGAAGCTAAGCTCGAAGAGCTGAAATTCAAGCATGCAGGCACCCAGATTGAGGGATTGCTGTCGAGGCTTCTTGATTGA